One segment of Niveibacterium microcysteis DNA contains the following:
- a CDS encoding maltoporin, protein MKKRFPMRVIAAALMMAGTSAIAAPGLSSNGYFRAGFGASDEGDQACFGLGPAKYRLGNECDNYAELGLDVEAPAMANGTVWKGHAMVTGWKGYPNSINGADVNWSQLYLSGHNLGEGVLKGASIWAGRRYYDRPDIHILDYKYQNSDGDGAGIENLDFGFGKFSYAIERTAVTWNDSGKTDDDTLYYANLLKLESVKLHDNGYLTVNAGFAMGKESRNKAYKAEDGWYVGAFYDAQLGSLNAWNRVGIQYGTASMANGNFGQIATDTTKDDDTLQILDNVSYTSGDGKWTALANVIYRKDKRTDIWKDQTWFSVGARPHYHFDDIWGVATEIGWTQLKSSGDDKSRNLTKGTIALTAAAGRTPYSRPELRVFYTYATWNENAKGWVAYDAYGTQTSGSSFGIQAESWW, encoded by the coding sequence ATGAAAAAACGGTTTCCGATGCGTGTGATTGCAGCTGCACTCATGATGGCCGGCACCAGCGCAATCGCTGCGCCGGGGCTTTCCAGCAACGGCTATTTCCGCGCCGGCTTTGGCGCCAGCGACGAGGGCGATCAGGCCTGTTTCGGCCTCGGCCCGGCGAAGTACCGTCTGGGTAACGAATGCGACAACTACGCTGAACTGGGCCTGGATGTCGAAGCGCCCGCGATGGCCAATGGCACCGTGTGGAAAGGCCACGCGATGGTGACCGGCTGGAAGGGCTATCCGAACTCGATCAACGGCGCCGATGTGAACTGGTCGCAGCTGTACCTGTCGGGCCACAACCTGGGTGAAGGCGTGCTGAAGGGCGCGAGCATCTGGGCCGGCCGCCGTTACTACGACCGCCCGGACATCCACATCCTCGACTACAAGTACCAGAACAGCGATGGTGACGGCGCCGGTATCGAGAACCTCGACTTCGGTTTCGGCAAGTTCAGCTACGCGATCGAACGCACCGCTGTGACCTGGAACGATTCGGGCAAGACCGACGACGACACGTTGTACTACGCCAACCTGCTGAAGCTCGAAAGCGTCAAGCTGCACGACAACGGCTATCTCACGGTCAACGCCGGCTTTGCGATGGGCAAGGAAAGCCGCAACAAGGCCTACAAGGCTGAGGACGGCTGGTACGTCGGCGCCTTCTACGATGCGCAGCTGGGCAGCCTGAACGCCTGGAACCGTGTTGGCATTCAGTACGGTACCGCGTCGATGGCGAACGGCAACTTCGGTCAGATCGCGACCGACACGACGAAGGATGACGACACCCTCCAGATTCTGGACAACGTCAGCTACACCTCGGGCGATGGCAAATGGACCGCGCTGGCGAACGTCATCTACCGCAAAGACAAGCGTACCGACATCTGGAAAGACCAGACCTGGTTCTCGGTCGGTGCCCGCCCGCACTACCACTTCGACGACATCTGGGGTGTGGCGACCGAAATCGGTTGGACGCAGCTGAAGTCCTCGGGTGACGACAAGTCGCGCAACCTGACCAAGGGCACGATCGCGCTGACCGCAGCGGCCGGCCGCACGCCGTACTCGCGCCCGGAACTGCGCGTGTTCTACACCTACGCAACCTGGAACGAGAACGCCAAGGGTTGGGTTGCGTACGACGCCTACGGCACGCAGACCAGCGGCAGCTCCTTCGGCATCCAGGCCGAGAGCTGGTGGTAA
- the malE gene encoding maltose/maltodextrin ABC transporter substrate-binding protein MalE produces MKNKIRTRRLRCLAALSLALAAGGVAAAEQGKLLVWVNKDKCFDAWVGTAERYTKQTGVPVKVEATIPDFFHNAAAAGKGPDVVIWAHDILGRWVADGLLQPVVPSQRVRDAIDPQGWQAFSLGRKLWGYPIGIEAIHLIYNKRYVNAPPQSFDDVVALDKRLAPQNRKAILWDLSHIYYSWPLLAANGGYAFKSREDGWNANDVGVANAGAQKGANLLARLVKDGVLPNGASREEAESAFLEGKVAMTIDGPWVWDKLKDANIDFGTAAIPRVGGKPGAPFVGVTGAMVSRASPNRKIAAEFIENALLTPAALKACNADKSLGVPADLRVRAELASDPHVRGMSEAARNGAPMPNNPEMTYFWAPMETALEGIVEGRKAPAELLGAAAKRIRER; encoded by the coding sequence ATGAAAAACAAAATACGGACTCGTCGCCTTCGTTGCCTTGCCGCGCTGAGTCTCGCGCTCGCAGCGGGCGGTGTTGCCGCTGCCGAGCAGGGCAAATTGCTGGTGTGGGTCAACAAAGACAAATGCTTCGATGCCTGGGTTGGCACGGCCGAGCGCTACACGAAGCAGACCGGTGTGCCGGTGAAGGTCGAAGCGACCATTCCCGACTTCTTCCACAACGCCGCCGCGGCCGGCAAAGGGCCGGACGTGGTGATCTGGGCGCACGACATCCTCGGCCGCTGGGTCGCCGATGGCCTGCTGCAACCGGTGGTGCCGAGCCAGCGGGTGCGCGACGCCATCGACCCGCAGGGCTGGCAGGCCTTCTCGCTTGGCCGCAAGCTCTGGGGCTACCCGATCGGCATCGAAGCGATCCACCTGATCTACAACAAGCGCTACGTGAACGCACCGCCGCAGAGCTTTGACGACGTCGTGGCGCTGGATAAGCGGCTTGCACCGCAGAACCGCAAGGCGATCCTGTGGGATCTCTCGCACATCTACTACAGCTGGCCGCTGCTCGCCGCGAATGGTGGCTACGCATTCAAGTCGCGTGAAGACGGCTGGAACGCCAACGACGTGGGCGTTGCGAACGCCGGCGCGCAGAAGGGCGCCAATCTGCTCGCGCGCCTCGTGAAAGACGGCGTGCTGCCGAACGGCGCCAGCCGCGAGGAAGCCGAAAGTGCCTTCCTCGAAGGCAAGGTCGCCATGACGATCGACGGCCCCTGGGTGTGGGACAAGCTCAAGGACGCGAACATCGACTTCGGCACCGCAGCGATTCCGCGCGTTGGTGGCAAGCCGGGCGCGCCGTTTGTCGGAGTCACCGGCGCAATGGTGAGTCGCGCCAGCCCCAACCGTAAGATCGCCGCCGAGTTCATCGAGAACGCCTTGCTGACGCCGGCCGCTTTGAAGGCGTGCAACGCCGACAAGTCGCTCGGCGTGCCAGCGGATCTGCGCGTGCGCGCCGAGCTGGCGAGTGACCCGCATGTGCGCGGCATGAGCGAGGCTGCACGCAACGGCGCACCGATGCCGAACAACCCGGAGATGACCTACTTCTGGGCGCCGATGGAAACCGCGCTGGAAGGCATCGTCGAAGGCCGCAAGGCCCCTGCGGAGCTGTTGGGCGCGGCCGCGAAGCGTATCCGCGAACGCTGA
- a CDS encoding 2-dehydro-3-deoxygalactonokinase, protein MNVLTIDTGTTNTRVTVWRDGAVLHRAARQVGVRDTAISGSSEILKAGVRDTIADALQGAGIGIDAVTRVIASGMISSELGLRQVPHVDVPAGRDVLAAAMASARIPEVCRKTLWFVPGVRNVAADLGLHNCEAMDMMRGEETETMGLIDRVGIAAPAVVVLPGSHSKFVHLDAQQQVIGCVTTLAGELLHVLTHNTILAGSLESGFADSIDAEMLLAGARAARDIGLGRAGFVVRILDQFTVYGRNARANYLLGAVLAADLMTLKNSSAVRMSPGTQFVITGKPLLREALALLVAGDDFFSGRVTVTSDIEQADLAGWGALCIARVRGLVPEAFFPQPAAVATRRKPARAKVPA, encoded by the coding sequence ATGAACGTCCTCACCATCGATACCGGCACCACGAACACCCGCGTCACCGTGTGGCGCGACGGCGCGGTGCTGCATCGCGCGGCACGCCAGGTCGGCGTTCGCGATACCGCGATCAGCGGCAGCAGTGAGATCTTGAAGGCCGGTGTGCGTGACACGATTGCCGATGCGCTGCAAGGCGCTGGCATCGGCATCGATGCGGTCACGCGGGTGATCGCATCGGGCATGATCAGTTCGGAGTTGGGGCTGCGTCAGGTGCCGCATGTTGATGTACCGGCGGGGCGTGATGTGCTGGCCGCCGCGATGGCCTCGGCGCGTATCCCCGAGGTGTGCCGCAAGACGCTGTGGTTCGTGCCCGGCGTGCGCAACGTTGCCGCCGATCTCGGCCTGCACAACTGCGAGGCGATGGACATGATGCGCGGCGAAGAGACCGAGACGATGGGCCTCATCGACCGCGTCGGCATCGCCGCGCCGGCGGTCGTTGTGCTGCCCGGTTCGCATTCCAAGTTCGTGCATCTCGATGCGCAGCAGCAGGTGATCGGCTGCGTCACCACGCTGGCGGGCGAGCTGCTGCATGTGCTCACGCACAACACGATTCTGGCCGGTTCGCTGGAGAGCGGCTTCGCCGACTCGATCGACGCCGAGATGCTGCTGGCCGGCGCGCGCGCCGCGCGCGACATCGGCCTCGGCCGCGCAGGCTTTGTCGTGCGCATCCTCGATCAGTTCACGGTGTATGGCCGCAACGCGCGGGCCAACTACCTGCTTGGCGCGGTGCTGGCGGCGGATCTCATGACGCTGAAGAACAGCAGCGCAGTGCGCATGAGCCCCGGCACGCAGTTCGTGATCACCGGCAAGCCGCTGCTGCGCGAGGCGCTGGCGCTGCTGGTGGCGGGGGACGATTTCTTCTCTGGTCGTGTCACGGTCACCAGCGATATCGAACAGGCCGATCTGGCCGGCTGGGGCGCGCTGTGCATTGCACGCGTGCGCGGCCTGGTGCCGGAAGCCTTTTTCCCGCAGCCCGCTGCGGTGGCGACACGGCGCAAACCTGCGCGCGCGAAGGTGCCGGCATGA
- a CDS encoding SDR family NAD(P)-dependent oxidoreductase codes for MSTAYAYYPSLAGRHVLISGGANGIGASLVEHFAQQHARVSFLDIDREAGEQLVARLAGVRHRPLFVACDVCDVAALEAAIVQARSTRGGIEVLINNAANDERHTVGEVSPQYWEQAFAVNLRHHFFAAQAVFPDMRAAGRGAIINVGSNGWMIKAPGYPLYAAAKAAIHGLTRSLAREFGAAGVRVNTLVPGWVMTERQLKLWVGPGADEEIERNQCLRQRLQVGDVARLALFLAADDSAMCTGQDFVIDGGWS; via the coding sequence ATGAGCACAGCCTACGCGTACTACCCCAGCCTTGCCGGCCGCCATGTGCTGATCAGCGGTGGCGCGAACGGCATCGGTGCGAGCCTCGTCGAACACTTTGCGCAGCAGCATGCGCGCGTGAGCTTTCTGGACATCGACCGCGAAGCGGGCGAGCAACTCGTCGCCCGGTTGGCCGGCGTGCGCCATCGCCCGCTGTTTGTCGCCTGCGATGTGTGCGACGTGGCGGCGCTGGAGGCGGCTATCGTGCAGGCGCGCAGCACGCGCGGCGGCATCGAGGTGCTGATCAACAACGCCGCGAACGACGAACGCCATACCGTCGGCGAAGTGAGCCCGCAGTACTGGGAGCAGGCCTTCGCGGTGAACCTGCGCCATCACTTCTTCGCCGCGCAGGCGGTGTTCCCCGATATGCGTGCGGCGGGGCGCGGCGCGATCATCAACGTCGGCTCCAATGGCTGGATGATCAAGGCGCCGGGCTATCCGCTGTATGCCGCCGCAAAGGCGGCGATCCACGGCCTCACGCGCAGCCTCGCACGCGAGTTCGGCGCCGCCGGGGTGCGGGTGAACACGCTGGTGCCTGGCTGGGTGATGACCGAACGCCAGCTCAAGCTGTGGGTCGGCCCCGGTGCCGACGAAGAGATCGAACGCAATCAATGTCTGCGCCAGCGTCTTCAGGTGGGGGATGTGGCGCGCCTCGCGCTGTTCCTCGCGGCGGACGACAGCGCGATGTGCACCGGGCAGGACTTCGTTATCGACGG